The genomic window CTTTCATAATCCATAGCGTAGCATATCTGTGTAGCAGCTAAAGCCTTGCACTAAAGTGCATAGTTTTGACTAGCGTACTGAAACAATAAATCTAAAATGAAGCATTCTTGATTTTTGCATCCACATGGTCTGCCATTAACTGCACCGAACCACTATTTGCAGCAACCAACTCTCTGCCGCGCTCACCTAAACGAGCCCTTTCATCGGCATGCTCACTCAGATGAGTCAGGTGATCCAACAAATCAACCTCGCCCTGCACCACCTCAAGCAGATCATTACTAATCAATAAACTGGTGACCCCTGCGAAGTTAAAGGTGTGGGGTCCCATCATAATGGGCAAGCCACAGGCCGCAGGCTCCAACGGATTATGTCCGCCATGTTCAACCAGGCTACCACCGACAAAGGCCAGATCAGAGGCCAGATAAAACAACAACAATTCACCCATACTATCACCAACAAAGACATCAGCATCAGCCATTGGCACCATGCCCTCACTACGGAGATGCGTAGTAAAACCCAATGAACCCGCCAATGCAGCCACTCGGGAAAAACGCTCGGGGTGACGCGGAACCAATACCAATAATGCCGTGGGATTCATAGCCTTAAAACGCTTGAATACATTCAGGATAATATCATCCTCACCCTCATGGGTACTGGCAGCAATCCAGACAAAACGATTCTCGCCCCATAAACGCCGCAGCGCCTCAGCCTGCTCAAACAGACTGGCAGGGATATGCAGATCAAATTTAATATTGCCACAAATAGGC from Gammaproteobacteria bacterium includes these protein-coding regions:
- a CDS encoding 3-deoxy-D-manno-octulosonic acid transferase, with the protein product MRRLYTLALYCVTPLVLLRLLWRGFRAPQYWQRWGERFSFYKSDSNPGVIWFHAVSVGEVIAASSLVHEVQRRYPGQSLLITTTTPTGSEQVRKMFGDSVQHIYCPYDLPWVVARFLKRFQPRIAIVMETEIWPNLFYQLAMHDVPLLLANARLSARSAQRYARVRKLTRETLRMIPLIAAQTEADAARFIALGADAAHVPICGNIKFDLHIPASLFEQAEALRRLWGENRFVWIAASTHEGEDDIILNVFKRFKAMNPTALLVLVPRHPERFSRVAALAGSLGFTTHLRSEGMVPMADADVFVGDSMGELLLFYLASDLAFVGGSLVEHGGHNPLEPAACGLPIMMGPHTFNFAGVTSLLISNDLLEVVQGEVDLLDHLTHLSEHADERARLGERGRELVAANSGSVQLMADHVDAKIKNASF